The segment GCTAGAAGATCGTGACGTGCAGCTGGATGAGCAACCTTTAGTCAGCACAAATGGTGCGGCTACAACAGACACAGTGCAAGCTGGCTTAATGACGGAAGTCACCCCAACGGTACATACGGAAGAGTTTCTTAAGAGCTACCGTATGGACCAAAAACGTCGTATGCGCAGTAGCGAAACTCACTTCTTAGATCACCCGTTAATGGGAATGATTATCCAAGTGCGCCGCGTCAATTAATCGCATCTTGCAAAACAGATACTGACTCAAACGCCCAGCTCTTTAGTTGGGCGTTTTTTTATTAATCCTTTATACTTTCTTTTCTGTAAGTGATTGTTCGTAGATAGTATGAGCCCTGATTATCAAATCATTACACCGGAATTTGTGCTGCGCTTAATTGATGCAGAAGAAAATGAAGAACTGCGTGCATTAGTCGCCCACTCCCCTAGCCTTCATCAATGGATTGAGTGGTGTCACCCTGCGTTTAGTATCGAAGAAGCAGACCGCTTTTTACTGTCAACCCGACTCAATTGGGTCAAAGCGGATGCTTATGGTTTCGGTATCTTTCGTCGTAGTGATGGGTGTCTGATTGGCATGGTCGCCATCAACGAACTCTACCACACCTTTAATATGGCCAGCCTTGGCTACTGGTTAGCGGATGGGTTTCAACACCAAGGTTATGGCTGTAAAGCGCTCTCCGCTCTGTGCGAGTTTTGTTTTGATATATTGAAGCTGACGCGTTTAGAGATTGTTTGCGATCCCGACAACCATGCCAGTCAGAAACTTGCGATAGCATGTGGAGCAAAATTTGAAACGCTCGCGGCCAACCGTTTTCTGTTTAATGGTAAGCCCAAGCAAGGCGCAGTTTATTCGATCATTCCTGACTGACAACCGCGAGTCCTAGATAGCAAAAGAGCTCCCTGAAGAGCTCTTTATCTTTATCGCTTTAGCACTAGGAATTAGTGCAGTTTTAGATTTGGTCGCAGTACGCGGTTAATGCGTCCCATTAATACAATCAATGCTGTCTTAAACACACCGTGCAGCGCCATTTGGTGCATGCGGTATAGCGAAATATACACCACACGCGCAATACGCCCTTCAATCATCATCGAACCTTTGGTTAGGTTACCCATTAGGCTACCAACGGTTGAGAAGCGGCTAAGTGATACAAGCGAGCCTTTGTCTTGATATACATACGGCTTCAACTCACGATTGGTCAGCATTGCCACAATGTTACCAAACGCGCGGCTTGCCATTTGGTGTGCCGCTTGAGCGCGTGGTGGTACGAATGAACCGTCAGCTTGGGTACATTGTGCCAAGTCGCCAATCACAAAGATGCTGTCATCACGCGTTGTTTGCAGCGTGTCTTTCACCACTAGCTGGTTGATACGGTTGCTTTCAAGACCGCCGATTTCTTTCATAAAATCAGGCGCTTTAATACCCGCTGCCCACACCATAATTTGCGCAGGGATCTTTTCGCCGTCTTTCGTGGTCAAGCCATCTTTATCCGCCTGAGTAACCATAGTCGCAGTACGAACATTCACACCTAACTTGGTCAACTCTTGATGAGCCGCGCCAGAAATACGCGGTGGTAGAGCAGGTAGAATACGCTCGCCGGCTTCAATTAGGTTAACGTTAAGCTTGCTTGAATCAAGATCGCCAAAGCCATAAGTACGAAGCTCTTTTACTGCGTTATGCAGTTCAGCAGACAGTTCTACACCGGTTGCGCCTGCGCCAACGATCGCGATATCTACCGTACCTTGGCCATTTTTCGCATGCAGTTTCAAAAACTCGTTGTTCATGTTGGTGCGGAAACGGTGTGCCTGCTCAGGGCTATCGAGGAAGATACAGTTTTCACGGACGCCCGGAGTGTTAAAGTCATTCGATGTTGAACCAATTGCTAGTACCAACACATCGTACTCTAGCTCACGCGCTGGCATGAGTAACGCACCTTGCTCGTCTTTCAACTCAGCTAGTTTGATCGCTTTACGCTCACGATCGATATCTTCTAAGCTACCAAGTTGGAAATCGAAATGATGGTTTTTAGCGTGTGCGCGATAGCTTAATGCGTCCACACCTTCATCCAATGAACCAGTCGCGACTTCGTGCAACAGAGGCTTCCACAAATGACTCGCTTTGCGATCAACCAAAGTTACCTTTGCGCGACCTTTACGACCAAGAGTTCGACCTAATTTAGTTGCAAGCTCAAGACCGCCTGCGCCGCCACCTACTACGATAATTCGTGTCATAGCAACTGTCCTCTAAAATAAAAAAACGAAAAATTATTGGTTCCAAGCTCGCTTGGATAAAGCCTGCAACAAAGCAGACCGATTAAATTTTTTTGGGTTACACGCATCGAATGCGTTAGAGGTTCTCTCAGTAAACTACGTGATTGGATAAAAGCTCGCGCTTAGCGAGTATGCATCAACACACTCAAAACATGTGCTAACCTGCATAATTTGGGCAAGTTTTTTACTCACTCTCAATTTTTTTTGATATTTATCAAATTATTTTTATGCGACTCATTATATAGAGCAAATTTAGCGACGCAACAAGAGAATGCAGTAAATTCATTAGAAAATGTATGGGATTATGTAATCAAAGATTTAATTTCTCAGTTTTAAAGCATAAAAAAACGGCACCCTAAGGTACCGTTACTCTGTTGCATGCTGATAAATCTCGCGATCGTTTAGTCAGCTTGCTTAAATGCCTTCATCGCCTGAAGATGCTGAGAGATCTTCTTAAACTTATGCGTCTGTGTATCGTCCCAAACAATGTCATAATATGCCTTGAGCTCATTAGCCGTATCTTCATTGTTATGGATTTCATCTTGCTTAGAAAGAATCACCATACAACGCTGGCTGTTTTTGTTACGGAACTCTGCGACACATTTGGTTGCGATATCTTCGTACTCTTCAGGGCGATCAATTCGACCTTGCATATTGCGTTCAGGGTGTAAATTAGGGTTAAAAATAACCTGTTTGATGCCACACAAGAAGCCAATACGCTCAGACCAATATCCACCAAGACCAACGCCACAAATGATTGGATTTGGATCGTCAGACTGTTCGATAACTTTGTGAACTTCTTTTAATAGATGCTGCATATCATGCTTGGGATGCAGCGTACTGTAGTTGATGAATCGAACGTCGTCGTCAATAAACTGAAGTTGAAGAACCTTCTCGTGGTTACCCGGGCTGGTACTATCAAATCCGTGTAAGTAAATAATCATATTTAATCCCCGATTTAACTGCAGGCCTGTTGTTAAGACTAGTTCGGTTTAACTAACTGAATAGCAACAAGCACAGTTAAATCTAACACGAAAGCTAGGGTTTTAAAGGGCTAGAAGAAACATTCTCAGTATCGATCTGTGAAACAGTGATCTCACGTGCAAAACTGCTGTTTTAATTGTTCAGCTTGATGGAGGTAGTAGTCGTCTCCCCAAAGCTGAAATGCTAACAGATACCAAAGCATTGCCATCATATTCGCCCTAGGACGCCAGGCGCGAACCCCTTCAAACCAATCATCAATTCCCTCTAGATTGCGGCTCTGGCAAT is part of the Vibrio ponticus genome and harbors:
- a CDS encoding GNAT family N-acetyltransferase, which translates into the protein MSPDYQIITPEFVLRLIDAEENEELRALVAHSPSLHQWIEWCHPAFSIEEADRFLLSTRLNWVKADAYGFGIFRRSDGCLIGMVAINELYHTFNMASLGYWLADGFQHQGYGCKALSALCEFCFDILKLTRLEIVCDPDNHASQKLAIACGAKFETLAANRFLFNGKPKQGAVYSIIPD
- a CDS encoding NAD(P)/FAD-dependent oxidoreductase → MTRIIVVGGGAGGLELATKLGRTLGRKGRAKVTLVDRKASHLWKPLLHEVATGSLDEGVDALSYRAHAKNHHFDFQLGSLEDIDRERKAIKLAELKDEQGALLMPARELEYDVLVLAIGSTSNDFNTPGVRENCIFLDSPEQAHRFRTNMNNEFLKLHAKNGQGTVDIAIVGAGATGVELSAELHNAVKELRTYGFGDLDSSKLNVNLIEAGERILPALPPRISGAAHQELTKLGVNVRTATMVTQADKDGLTTKDGEKIPAQIMVWAAGIKAPDFMKEIGGLESNRINQLVVKDTLQTTRDDSIFVIGDLAQCTQADGSFVPPRAQAAHQMASRAFGNIVAMLTNRELKPYVYQDKGSLVSLSRFSTVGSLMGNLTKGSMMIEGRIARVVYISLYRMHQMALHGVFKTALIVLMGRINRVLRPNLKLH
- the ycfP gene encoding alpha/beta hydrolase YcfP codes for the protein MIIYLHGFDSTSPGNHEKVLQLQFIDDDVRFINYSTLHPKHDMQHLLKEVHKVIEQSDDPNPIICGVGLGGYWSERIGFLCGIKQVIFNPNLHPERNMQGRIDRPEEYEDIATKCVAEFRNKNSQRCMVILSKQDEIHNNEDTANELKAYYDIVWDDTQTHKFKKISQHLQAMKAFKQAD